One genomic window of Elaeis guineensis isolate ETL-2024a chromosome 2, EG11, whole genome shotgun sequence includes the following:
- the LOC105050492 gene encoding protein C2-DOMAIN ABA-RELATED 4, with protein sequence MEHLLGLIRVRVVRGVNLAYRDTRGSDPYVVLRMGRQKLKTSVKKKNVNPEWNEDLTLSVSDPTQTIRLEVFDKDTFSRDDRMGDAEFGIQSFLEAVRMDLSGLPNGTIITTVRPARNNCLSGDSSIVWKDGRITQDLVLRLRNVESGEVELQLQWVSIPGAAGL encoded by the exons ATGGAGCATCTTTTGGGCCTGATCCGCGTGCGCGTGGTGAGAGGGGTGAACCTCGCCTACCGCGACACCAGGGGCAGCGATCCCTACGTCGTCCTTCGTATGGGCCGCCAG AAATTGAAGACCAGTGTAAAAAAGAAGAACGTCAATCCTGAATGGAATGAAGACTTAACTCTTTCGGTGTCAGACCCTACTCAAACAATTAGGCTC GAAGTCTTTGACAAGGACACATTCAGCCGAGATGATAGAATGGGTGATGCAGAGTTTGGAATACAGTCATTTTTAGAGGCTGTAAGGATGGATTTGTCTGGTCTTCCAAATGGTACAATAATCACGACTGTGAGACCTGCGAGGAATAACTGCCTATCTGGTGACAGCTCCATTGTGTGGAAAGATGGCAGAATTACCCAGGATCTTGTTCTTAGGCTGAGAAATGTGGAGAGTGGTGAAGTGGAGCTGCAACTGCAATGGGTTAGCATTCCTGGGGCTGCAGGCTTGTAG